The Microbacterium sp. SORGH_AS_0428 genome contains the following window.
AAGAGCGAGAAGACGACGATGAGGGCGAGACCCGCCAGCAGTGTCGCCTTGGCGCCGATGCGACTCGAGATCCAGCTCGTCACCAGCATCGCGAGGCCTGTCACGAGCAGGTAGCTCGTGAAGAGGAGCTCGGTCTCGACGGGGGTGGCCTCGAGCGACTCGGCGATGGCCGGAAGGATCGGATCCACGAGACCGATGCCCATGAAGGCCACGACGCAGGCGAACGCGACGGCCCATACCTGTGCGCTCTGGCGCCAGACGGACGTCGTCCCCGCGCTCATCGTGCCGCTCCTGCGAAAGCGTCGGTGCGCGACATCAGGATGCGGGAGGCGTGCTCGAGCGCCGCCCACTCCGCCTCGTCGAGATCGACGAACAGCGGCTCGAGCGTCTCGCCGAGCTGTGTGCGCCACGCATCCATCGCCTCGGAACCCGCGGGGGTGATCGAGACGCGTGTCACCCGGGAGTCCTCCTCGTCGCGCTCGCGCGCCACGAGGTGCAGGTCGGCGAGCTGACCGACCAGGCGGGTCATCCCGGGCTGTGTGGTGCGGCTCAGCCGCGCCAGGTCGCCCACGCGCTGGGGGCCCTCCTTCTGCAGGATGCTGAGGGCGCGCCACTGGGCGGCGGGCGCATCGTTCTGTGTCGTGACGGCGGCGACGCGGGTGAGCGCGTGCGCGGCGACGACGATCCTCTCGATGGCTTCGGCTTTTCGCATATCCCAAGTATATACCCCAGGTATGTAATGCTGGGGTGGAGCAGGCACGGATGGACGGCGCCCAACCGCCGTAGGCTGGGACGATGACTCCCGACGACATCGTGATCGTTGCCGCTGCCCGCACGCCGCAGGGGAGGCTGAAGGGTCAGCTGGCCTCTCTGGCGGCCCCTGAGCTGGGCGGGGTCGCCATCCGCGGCGCGCTGGCACAGGGCCGGGATCCCCGCATCCGCCGTCGACGCCGTCCTCGTCGGGCAGGTTCTGCCCGCCGGTACCGGGCAGAACCCCGCGAGACAGGCGGCGATCGCCGCCGGGCTCGGCTGGGATGTGCACGCCGCAGGCGTGAACAAGGTCTGTCTCTCCGGGCTCACCGCCGTCATCGACGCAGCCCGGATGATC
Protein-coding sequences here:
- a CDS encoding MarR family transcriptional regulator — protein: MRKAEAIERIVVAAHALTRVAAVTTQNDAPAAQWRALSILQKEGPQRVGDLARLSRTTQPGMTRLVGQLADLHLVARERDEEDSRVTRVSITPAGSEAMDAWRTQLGETLEPLFVDLDEAEWAALEHASRILMSRTDAFAGAAR